TCTCCCTCTGCTCTGGGAACTGATTGGCTCTAGGTAAATTGCTCCCTGTGTGAAATATGTACTTATACCTGAGGATTTTCCCTGACTGGACTCTATGTTTGAAGAGAGTTGGTTGGGGGGATAAAGGGTAGGAGACCTTCAAGATCCCTGTTGTTCCCTTGTTAAGCCTTTATGTCCCTTCCGGGGATGAAGTCTGGCCTGAGGCTAGACTTTGAGACCCTCGCTGTTTGTGTTCCCAATTTGTACGAGGCTCTCTCTAGTGCCGCTCTGATGGTCCTTTTTGTACATGTCTTTTGCCTGAGCAAGGCCTGAGGGTTAATTTCCTCAAGACAGGCCAGTAGGCAGGTATCGTCTGGCTCAGAGCTGGGCTTGCTCCCAGCCCCTGATGAAAGGAGGTGTAGATTTCAGGCTGAGCACTGATGTTGGAAGACGACAGGAAAGAAAAGGACCTCCTTTGCTTCAGGGAAGAAAACTGTGACCAGCGTTCAGAGCCTTTTCAGTTCTGAGAGAGGCTATGGGGTTTGCTCTCCTTTTCTGAGAGCGCCCAGTGCAGAATTCCCACCAATACAAGGGATGTAATTATATCAGAACCCAGGGGCTACCGTGACCCAAAAGAAAGGCCAGTGAGAACTCTGGACATCTCCTAGACTGATGATTTAAACCAAACACTCCAAAATGGTGAAATGAGGTTTGGAAGACACAGGAACAAGTTGAGACCCTAAATAATATGACCAATTCCATAGGAAAGCTGGGCTCATGAGTAAAAGCTGGACTTGCAGATTGGTGCCCCACAGGTTAAATTTGGCTTGCACACATTTTCTTTGGCCCACATGGCATATTTAGAATTTAGTTGGCAACATTAAAAatgtgggagggcttccctggtggcacagtagttgagagtctgcctgccgatgcaggggacacgggttcgtgccccggtccgggaagatcccacatgccggggagcggctgggcccgcgagccatggccgctgagcctgcgcgtccggagcctgtgctccgcaatgggagaggccgcaacagtgagaggcccgcgtaccgcaaaaaaaaaaaaaaaagtgggaaactTCACTTAAACGtttggatttctggcttctcttgaaaaatcagatgGCCAGGTAACACTGTCTGGTGATTGCTGCCTGGAAATGAGCAGCCGTTTGCCCTCTGCTTCCCAAATTCCACAGCTGTAGCTCTCCCATGGCATTAGAACAGGCGCACTTCACCAGTTTCAACCACCGGCCCTTAAGTTTGGGATCCCTGATATATGTCACACGGTGTCTGCTAGGGAAGTGCTGGGGTGAAAAAGTTCAGCGGAGTTTGTGAGCTTGAGACAAGACTGGTGAAAAGCTATGAGACAATCACAATTCTGATTGGAAGGATTTCTATGGGGACATGGGGATGAAAGCAGAATTCCCTGTGGCATAGAGGGGCAGGGCAGTCATGAGACCGGGAACTTTGACGGGACAATGGGTTCATCTGGATAGCCTTTTATATACGGGAAAGGCAGTTTCCTAATTGTACGGCATGCATGGTTCTACCGCAGTGCCTGTCCAACTAGGGTGGGTGTGAGGGGAGGGACAGAAGACTCAAAGCATGTTGGCAACCTTAGGTTTCATCTTGCCATAGGGTAGCTcgggtgttttcttttcttttttcctttggcacTGCTTCATACCGTTAGATCGTCTGACCTGGCCCGGCTGCTGGCTTTGCTCAGCCTGCTCAGGGGTCTGGTGTCATCCCCAGGCAGCTCCGGACACAGTGAAGGCGCCTTCTCAGGCGGCAGCCCCTGCTTTGATACCTTCTCAGGCGTCAGCTCTTGTTTCTCAACCTCCTTCCCCACTTCGGGGGTCTCCATTTTCTCCCCCTCCAGCACGGCCAGGGTCTCCTGGCCTTCTGTGctcactctctctgcctcctgcctgTTCTCTCCCACCTCTGGTTCTGCTTCCACCTCCGGTTCTGCTCCCGCCTCCgcaggctgcccctccccctccccctccccctccccctcctgggcTCCCACCTGAGCGTAGGAAGGCAGTGTCTCTTGGTAGGCCCTGGACAAGTCCCCTAGGGGCCCGGTGCCCATCTTCTCCTCGAATTGACTGAAAGGCTTGGCAGAAAGTGGGCTGGCCTCCACCATCCCAACCTCAGTAAAAGGGAAATAATGGGACACGATTTTCTCTTCTTCGAGGAGCTGGTAGCCCTTGGCCTTCTGGATGGAGGAGACAGCAATGGAGTGGAGGGACTTCTCAGGAATCTCCCCCAGTGGCTGCTCCACTGGCTTCTTGAAAGCCGATCGGATTCTCTTCAGGCCCAGGTAACTCACCTCCAGAATGTTGAGGAGGAGGGACA
The sequence above is drawn from the Tursiops truncatus isolate mTurTru1 chromosome 1, mTurTru1.mat.Y, whole genome shotgun sequence genome and encodes:
- the GJA8 gene encoding gap junction alpha-8 protein — translated: MGDWSFLGNILEEVNEHSTVIGRVWLTVLFIFRILILGTAAELVWGDEQSDFVCNTQQPGCENVCYDEAFPISHIRLWVLQIIFVSTPSLVYVGHAVHHIRMEEKRKERAAEELCQQSPGNGGGERSPVPADQGSIKKGSSSSKGTKFRLEGTVLRTYVCHIIFKTLFEVGFIVGHYFLYGFRILPLYRCSRWPCPNVVDCFVSRPTEKTIFILFMLAMASVSLLLNILEVSYLGLKRIRSAFKKPVEQPLGEIPEKSLHSIAVSSIQKAKGYQLLEEEKIVSHYFPFTEVGMVEASPLSAKPFSQFEEKMGTGPLGDLSRAYQETLPSYAQVGAQEGEGEGEGEGQPAEAGAEPEVEAEPEVGENRQEAERVSTEGQETLAVLEGEKMETPEVGKEVEKQELTPEKVSKQGLPPEKAPSLCPELPGDDTRPLSRLSKASSRARSDDLTV